The following are from one region of the Sandaracinus amylolyticus genome:
- a CDS encoding SPFH domain-containing protein, with protein sequence MDFVRGGVREMMIARPDSAKDLIVYKHPERTIPKFSQLTIDADEAAVFFRDGSLVGVLRTAGVGQRHQLDTGNIPFLSNLVDSFTGGNIFVTDLYFVSMRPNRNTKFGGPFPPMKDPELEITVSPRIFGTFIWRVVEPDKFIVNYVGMGGTPSNDRVESFIQTKFMNSVKKTVPNFVIRQKIEIQALPAYHDELGQSFLQKCDDLSEIGAQFLGLGDFTINFSDDELKRIQDAQDRYADIKAKKRAKDELTGGNFMQYAAGEAMLGAGQGMAKGGEGTGMVGAGAGLGMGFAMANMYGQQMGQPGQPQQGGYPQQPPPAQAAQGATVTCPGCSAKVPPGKFCAECGTSLAPPQPKPCPACQTMLAPGTKFCPNCGTRAT encoded by the coding sequence ATGGACTTCGTTCGCGGTGGCGTGCGCGAGATGATGATCGCGCGCCCCGACTCCGCGAAGGATCTGATCGTCTACAAGCATCCCGAACGGACGATCCCGAAGTTCTCGCAGCTCACGATCGATGCCGACGAGGCGGCGGTGTTCTTCCGCGACGGCTCGCTGGTCGGCGTGCTGCGCACCGCGGGCGTCGGACAGCGCCACCAGCTCGACACCGGCAACATCCCGTTCCTCTCGAACCTGGTCGACTCGTTCACCGGCGGGAACATCTTCGTCACCGATCTCTACTTCGTGAGCATGCGGCCCAACCGCAACACGAAGTTCGGAGGGCCCTTCCCTCCGATGAAGGATCCCGAGCTCGAGATCACGGTGAGCCCGCGGATCTTCGGCACCTTCATCTGGCGCGTGGTCGAGCCCGACAAGTTCATCGTCAACTACGTCGGCATGGGCGGCACGCCCAGCAACGACCGGGTGGAGTCGTTCATCCAGACGAAGTTCATGAACTCGGTCAAGAAGACCGTGCCGAACTTCGTGATCCGCCAGAAGATCGAGATCCAGGCGCTGCCCGCGTACCACGACGAGCTGGGCCAGTCGTTCCTCCAGAAGTGCGACGACCTCAGCGAGATCGGCGCGCAGTTCCTCGGGCTCGGCGACTTCACGATCAACTTCAGCGACGACGAGCTGAAGCGCATCCAGGACGCGCAGGATCGGTACGCCGACATCAAGGCGAAGAAGCGCGCGAAGGACGAGCTCACCGGCGGCAACTTCATGCAGTACGCCGCGGGCGAGGCGATGCTCGGCGCCGGTCAGGGCATGGCGAAGGGCGGCGAGGGAACGGGCATGGTCGGCGCCGGCGCGGGGCTCGGGATGGGCTTCGCGATGGCGAACATGTACGGCCAGCAGATGGGCCAGCCCGGTCAGCCGCAGCAGGGCGGTTATCCGCAGCAGCCGCCGCCCGCGCAGGCGGCGCAGGGCGCGACGGTGACGTGCCCCGGATGCAGCGCGAAGGTGCCGCCCGGGAAGTTCTGCGCGGAGTGCGGCACGTCGCTCGCGCCCCCGCAGCCCAAGCCCTGCCCCGCGTGTCAGACCATGCTCGCGCCCGGCACGAAGTTCTGCCCGAATTGCGGAACTCGAGCGACCTGA
- the msrB gene encoding peptide-methionine (R)-S-oxide reductase MsrB — translation MLTWNDVVSLADKGNLPPPRTVRKTEAEWRALLTPEEFHVTRQHGTERAFSSEMCSLFEPGRYECKCCGTLLFDASSKFESGTGWPSFTQPVAQDVIAYHVDRSYGMVRVETLCNVCEAHLGHVFPDGPKPSGLRFCMNAVALKKVSD, via the coding sequence ATGCTCACCTGGAACGACGTCGTCTCGCTCGCCGACAAGGGCAATCTCCCGCCGCCGCGCACCGTGCGGAAGACCGAGGCGGAGTGGCGCGCACTGCTCACGCCCGAGGAGTTCCACGTCACGCGACAGCACGGGACCGAGCGCGCGTTCAGCTCGGAGATGTGCTCGCTGTTCGAGCCCGGGCGCTACGAGTGCAAGTGCTGCGGCACGCTGCTCTTCGACGCATCGTCGAAGTTCGAGTCGGGCACCGGATGGCCCTCGTTCACCCAGCCCGTCGCGCAGGACGTGATCGCGTACCACGTCGATCGCAGCTACGGGATGGTGCGCGTCGAGACGCTCTGCAACGTGTGCGAGGCGCACCTCGGGCACGTGTTCCCGGATGGTCCGAAGCCGAGCGGGCTGCGCTTCTGCATGAACGCGGTCGCCCTGAAGAAGGTCTCGGACTGA